AGAAAGCTCTTTTTGAAGTCAAAATGGTGATGAAAAACGGGGTAGTGGAGTATCAGAATTAATGGCCGACCACCGGGATTATACTGCCCGGTGGCGGGTGAATTATCTCCTTATTTTATCATAGTTCTCGCTTTATCCGCGCGTTCCTTGGCGTCGGCGAGTCCCATTGCTGCGGCTTTATCATAGTATTCGGCAGATTTTGCATACTCTTTATTGTTCAGGTAAAATTCTGCCATGCTGTCGTAGGCATTCGCTTCTTTCGGTGCGAGGGCAATGTACTTCTCCAAAGCTTCTTTGGCTTTATCCATTTCCTTTTTCTCCATATACAGATAACCCATCGTGTTGTAGTTGGGTGCAAATTTCGGGCTCAGTTTTGCCAGTTTTTGGGCATAGTCCATGGCGGCGTCGACGTCCTTATCGGAGTAAAATGAATATAATGAAGCCCATTCCAGCGCTTGCGGTGTTTTCGGGTAAGCGGCTACCAGCGCTTTCATAGTTTCACCTGCTTTTGAAGCTGTGTCTGCCTTCCACTTTACGATCAATTGACGCATTATTTTTTCCGCCTCGTTGAGGTTGGTTTCATCCAGGGCCAAAGTCTTGTCTGCGATGCCTGGTCTGGTGGCACGGGATGCGTACTGCATAGCATATACGTGGGCCATGAAGAAATTCGGATCTTCGGCCAGCGCCTTGTCAACTTCTGCTTTACCTTCCTTGAAATGGACATTTGCATACAACTCAGCGGCACGATGCAGAGACGCGATGGCCGGTTTAGAGGTGGATGACACGGGCAGGTAAAAATCCTGGGCTGATGCGATGGTGACGCTTCCCAAAAGGAGCGCGATTACAGCAAATAAAATTTTCATAGATAGATGGACGTTTGAGTTTACTGTTACATCCAAGCTACCTCGAATGCGTTGCCATACCAAGTGTGCCAGGACGAACGCAGTCTTTTACTGTCCGAAGGTGCCCAGTTTTTTACCGAAGGAAAATTGTCAGGGCGGTTGCCCGATTTTTGACAGGAATAGGTAGACTTTAAATAGTCGTGAATCGTTTCAGTAGCCCCTCCCGCAGGTTGTGGCTGAGTGGGATCGATTTACCCATTACACTGACGTGCCCGTCACTCACTTCATCCACTTGCGTCAGGTTCACCAGATAGGATCGGTGCACCCTTACAAAATGATTGGCAGGAAGTTTATCTTCCATTACCTTCAGTGTCGTTGTCATCAGGTACTCTTTGTTCGCTGTGAAAAGGTGGCAGTAGTTGCGATCGGCTTCCACGTAGAGAATATCAGCGATGAAGATTTTGACGATCTTTTCACGGAGGCGGACAAAAATCCGGTCACTCAGGACAAACGGTTTATTGGAGTTATCATTCGAAGCGGGATGATGTTCATCGGCCAGGCGGGTGACGGCCAGTTCAATAGTACGCTGCAGCTCAACGGGCCGTATTGGTTTGGAGATAAAGGCATAGGGGCGGGTGTTCTTGGCCCGGGTAAAGGTAGCCTCATCGGTATTGGTCGTGACGTAAATGATCGGGATGTTCCACCGCTGGTGGATTGCCTGGGCCGTTTCGATGCCGTCGAGCAGGCCTTTGAGGCTGATATCGAGTAAAATCAGATCGGGTCGGTCGGTTTCGACGTGCCGGATAGCTTCTTCACCCCGAAGGACAATCCCGCTCACCTCATAGCCGAGTTTGCTGAGCTGCAGGGCGATGTCAGCGGCAACAATCATGTCATCTTCCACAATGAGCAACTTTACGGCGATGTTCATGGTATCTGATTAAAATTCGTCAAAACTTAGGGCGCAAATCCACTCACTTCCGTTTGGCGAAAACAGAAGTCGAACTACTAATGTCCACAAAAACAGCGGGAAAGCAGTTTTGTTAGGGTGAAAAAATACAAAAAATACCAAACATAGTACTACGATAGTGCCTCCGATCCTGCAAGAATCCGGTCGCGATGCTGCTTGCCCCATTTATGCATTGCAATAATCACGTCCGACAGCGTGTCGCTGTAAGGAGTAAGTGCATACTCCACCGTCACTGGCTTCGTGTTGCAGACCGTCCGGGTCACCAAGCCATTCATTTCCAATTCCTGTAATTCCTTAGATAAAATCCGCGGGGAAATTTGCGCCTCCCGGGACAGCTCACGAAATCTCCTCTTTCCATCCCTTAGTATCGAGATCAAAACCAGCTTCCATTTGCCGCCAACCACATCCAGGGTGTCCTGAATCGTCATTCTTGCCTTCGGGCAATGATCATTGTCGCCAGTGATGCATACGTGTTCCTTTGTCATGATATCCTTTTTGTAACTGGTATCCTTTATGTAACAGATAACAAAAGTATAACAACCCGCAGTAATTTTGCTATTGTTCAGGCAAAAAAAGAAATCGCCGGACCTAAATGGAAGCTGTTATAATCAAAAAAGTGGATAGTACCAGTTTCATGTGCCACAGCCCGCATACAGATTTTATATAATTTAAATCAATTTAAAATGAATCTTTTAAGCCCAGTAACATTAGGAAACCAAGTCCTTAAAAATAGCATGGCGATGGCCCCTATGACCAGGAGCCGCTCGACGGACGACGGTGTGGTGAGCGATTTGGCCGTGTTATATTATACCCAAAGGGCATCTGCGGGACTGATTATCACGGAAGGTATCAATATTTCAGAGCAAGCGAAGGGGAGTCCGTGGACACCTGGTCTTTACACCCGGGAGCAGATTGATGCCTGGAAAAAAGTAACGGAAGCTGTTCACCAAGCAGGAAGTGTGATCTATGCCCAGCTTTGGCATACGGGCCGGGTTGGACATACCTCGGTCAGAAATGTGGCGTTGCCGGTTGCGCCTTCGGCGGTTGTCATCGAGGGGCAGCAGCATTTTACAGGAGCCGGAATGGCCGATTACGAAACCCCTGAAGCATTAAGCCTGCAAGAGATCAGACAAATCGTTCAGGATTACAGGCAAGCTGCGATTAATGCAATGGAAGCCGGTTTCGACGGCGTAGAACTGCATGCCGCATTCGGTTATTTACCAAACCAGTTCCTGGCTGAAAGCGCGAACCATAGGACTGACGACTACGGCGGAAGTATTGAAAATCGCAACAGGTTCACATTAGAGGTAATGCAGCAGCTGGTTGACGCTGTCGGAGAAGACAAAGTCGGGATCAAATTGTCTCCTGCAATCCCTTATAACAGTATCATTCACGACGATCCGATCACGCAGTTCACCGCATTGATCATCGAATTGGACCGGATGCCACTGGCTTATATACACCTGATGAATGCAGGTTTTCCGGCAGACATGTTCCCCCATTATCCGACAAATATTTTAGAGACATTTGGTACGCTCACGCGCCATACCGTTATCGGCAATATGGGCTACGACGGAGAAACAGGGGAGAAGGAACTCGAAAAAGGCATCGCGAAAATCATTTCTTACGGCGCGTTATATCTGGCAAATCCCGACCTTCCCAAACGCTTTGAATTGAAAGCAGAACTGAATCAGGCGGATAGGGCAACTATGTTCGGCGGTGGTGAACACGGATATACGGATTATCCGTTCCTGGATGTTGCCTAACCCATGTTCCATCCCGACGTCATTGCTGTCATTGCTTTTCCGCGACGACAGCAATGGCGTCGATTTCAATCAGTAGCCCTTCCAGAGCCAGCGATTGTACACCGAGCCAGGTGCTGGCGGGAAGGTTTTCAAAAGGAAATGCGCTACGGAATGCATGGCCGATTGTGTCAGCATCTTCCGGCTTGTAATTCTTTACATAGATGTTCATCTTGACAATGTCCTTGGTCGTTGCTCCTGCTGATTCCAGCGCCAATTGAAGGTTTGTGAATGCCTGAACTGTCTGCTTGCGAAGGTCATTTTCACCAATCAAGTTGTTATTCTGATCCACTGAAGCCTGGCCTGAAAGATAGATCGTTGTCATTCCGGAATTACTTACGGTCACAATCTGGGAGAAAGCGTTGGGCCATTTGGGTAGTCCTTCGGGATTGGTAAAGCTCTTTTCTAAGGGCATTGCTTTAAGTTAAAGTACATCTAATCTGATTTGCAATATCTCTAACAATTGTGATGAATTTGCTTGACAACACAAGCTCAAATGAAGGTAGCCATAAAAAAATAGCGAATCATATTTATGCTATACAGCTTAATGAGGTGATGGCTGCGACGCAATGTCTTTCCTGATTTTGCTTAGAAATTCCGGCGTAATACCCAGATACGATGCAATTTGATTATTAGGGAGTCGCAGTGCGAGTTGTGAATATTCGTCGAGAAAGGCAAGGTAACGCTCCTGGGCTGTCGAACTAATCGTTTGCAACACACGATTTTGCAGCGCAACATAATTATTCTCGACGATTACTTTGAAAATCCGGTCGAGCTTGGGAATGTTCGTATAGAGATAATACAAATCCTGCTTTTCAATTTGGAGGATCAAGGAAGGCTCCAAAGCCTCAATGAAAAAACCACTTGTCTTTCCGGAATGGAAACTCCCAATATCGGCGATCCAGCCATTTTCGGCCGTGAACTGGATATTGTGTTCAGTGCCTTTTGAATCAACAGCGAACATTCGAAAACAGCCTTTGACTACAAAAGTGTAGTGCTGGCACGGGAACCCCTCTTGTAAAATAAACTGCCGCCGCCTGATGGAGCGCTGACCAATTTTTCCTTGCAAAAGATGCTTCTCGTCTTCCGTCAATGCAATGTAGCTCTCGAAATGGCTGATCAGTGGGAGAATATCCAAAATAGAATGACTGCGAAATGTTCCAAAAATCAATTATCATCAAAAGTAGCTAACGTTACCCAATATCACCGGGCCAATTACTTAATGATTGGAAAGCAATGTCGGTAGGGGCCACACGAAAAACATTTGACACTATTATTACATTGGCGTTGACAAGTTTTTCGTTCAAATTTTGAAAGGCTAGGAGCGTCTTTTTAAGTTGAAAAACGAGCTTGGCGGAATATATCTTAAAGAAACCCAGAGACAATGTAAGTCAGGCTGGCTTTCTTTTAAGATATCCGGTGACCAATCATCACTCCAATATCGTCCCCTCCATCACAATTACCGACGACCCACTGATCCAGATGCTATCAACTTTGACCTCAAATTGAATCACCGACGGCCGGTTCATTTTCTCGCCTTGGATTAATTGGTAAATCGTATCTTGTTTGATAAGACTTTGATGAAACAAAAAGCCAGCCAATGGTCCGGCGGCGCTGCCTGTGGCCGGATCTTCGTCGATCCCAATGCCTGGATTAAAAAACCTTGCATGAGCGAAATGGCCCGAATTCTCGTTGGGAATTGTAAAACAGTATACACCTTCAAAATCATATTTTTCAGCTGCTTCGACTAGTAACCGTTTGTCTGGAACTGCGTTGTCCAGCGCTTCCTGATTTTTAAGTGGTACCATTAAATGGGTAACCTCCGTTTTTACGACACTAGGAGCAAAATTTCCGGCCAGCACCTGATCTTCATCCAGATTGAGTGCTGCTGCCAGTATTTTGGGTTCCACACTCGCAAGTACCGTTGCAGGTTGTTGCCTCATAGCCACAAACGGCACTTTATCATCTGAATAGCGGACGGAAAGGTCCATTCTTTCATCTTTCATGATTACAAACCGCTCTTCACCCTGTTCGGCGAAAATAGGAATGTCTTTCAAAAGAGCAGCACATACTGCGCCGAGCAGGTTATGTCCAGCCCCGTTTACCTCAAAACCGGTAGGCGTAAATGAGCGTACTTGGAGCGCTTTATGGATTTTGGAATAATAAATAAAAGACGTTTCAGAATAGCCAAACTCGCGGGAAATATTCTCGTAAGTGACCAGATCCAGATCAGTATCGGTAAAAACCACAGCCAAAGGGTTACCACGGTATTTTTCATTGGTGAACACGTCAACGACAGAGTACTTGTAGCTTTTCATTTTATAAGAATTTATTTAGCAGTCAGCATCGGGTTAAAAATAGCTCAGATGCACGTTAAATCATACTCAAAAATTACTTGTTACTGTTTCACCGACTATCCATTGTCTCAACGCGAACACCAGTTGTCCGAAATCGGACGATTAGGTCCAGGGTTTGTTGAAAAAATGATTGATTCAACGGTTTTCTGGCTTGTTCTGTTTTTGGGCACATTATTTGTTATACAGAAACAGATTATATATTAAAACTGGTTAAACCATGTTTTCGAAATGAGAAGGAGTGACCTGGGTGAATTTGAAGAGGTCGTTCTGCTGGCAGTTGCAGCGTTGTCGCCAAACGCTTACACGGTAGCGATTGCGGAAGAGCTGGAACGTGAAACGGGTAATATCGTGACGGCCGGTGCCGTGCACGCAGCCATGCAGCGCCTTGAACAAAAAAGTTATTTGAGATCTATCTGGGGCGAGGCAACCGCGGAAAGGGGCGGTCGACGGAAGCGGCTGTATGCTGTGACAGCTCTGGGCGGTCGAATCCTTGAAGAAACAAGTGCTGTCCGTAACCGGTTTTGGGACCGGATTTCGCCTGCCATCCGTCTTGAATGGAACTGATCATATCTCGCGGAAAGCCATGAAATCAGAAGAGCGAAGACCAGATCGGCCACCTCGGTATTTTACCAGCCTAATAGCAATGCTGATTGCTCCGCACCTGCGGGAAGAGATACTGGGTAATTTGCAGGAGCGTTATGTGCGACGGGTTCATAATCAGGGAGTTTCAAAGGCCAGGAGGAGATACTGGCTGGAATCTCTGGCTTATCTGCGTCCGGCATTTATCAAAAGACAAAAAAACGAATATTCTTCAACCACGGGACAGCTCGCTCCCATTTATAGCCATGATATGATACGAAATTATTTGAAAATTGCACTTCGCAATCTAAGGAGACAAAAAGTCTCAACCAGCATTAACATAATTGGTTTAGCCATCGGATTAGCAACCTGCATTCTGATCATGCTTTATGTGCAGGATGAGCTATCCTACGACCGTAACAATGAAAAAGCGGACCGGATTGTACGGGTCGGACTCAAATTGCAGCTCAATGGTAAGGATGTTGGCGGTTCTATGCTTGGCATAAACGCTGCTCGCGATTTACAACAGGAATTTCCGGAAGTAGTAAAAGCAACGCGTTTCAGGGGACAGGGTAGCGAGTTTGTTAGCTATGGAACAACGTCATTTAAAGAAGATAAGCTGCTGGTTGCTGACTCCTCATTTTTTGCTGTATTCACCATTCCCTTTTTGAAAGGTGATCCCGGGCGGGCATTGACAGAGCCTAACACCGTGATATTGACGGAGGAGACCGCCCGAAAATATTTCGGCAATCAGGATCCGGTTGGAAAGGTATTATCATTTGGTAGTGAAAAGACGCCCTACCGGATAACAGGCATAGTGCGGAATGTACCGCCGAACTCACATTTTCAGTACAACATGTTGGTTTCGCTTGCCGGTGACGACCAAAATCCAAGTGATGCAGGGTGGCTATACAGAATGAACTATCATACATATTTGCTTCTCCCCGAGAAATATGATTATAAACAGCTAGAATCTAAAATTTCCCGGCTCGCCGAAAAACAGATTGGGGGTGAAATACAGCAATTTCTGAAACTCACCCCCAAACAGTTTCGCGAAAAAGGTGACGATTTCGGGGTTTTTCTGGAACCGCTCACCGACATCCATTTATATTCCAGAACCGAAACAGGCTCGGGGGGAAATATTATGTACGTATATATTCTCACCGCCATTGCCGCCTTTATGTTGCTGATCGCCTGTGTGAACTTTATGAACCTGTCAACAGCAACCGCAGTCCGGCGATCGCGCGAGGTAGGGGTACGTAAAGTGCTGGGCTCAGTAAAAGGACAATTGCGGCAACAGTTCCTGATTGAATCGCTTTTGCTGGCGACGGTGGCGCTTGTGGTCGGATTGGTCCTTGTGACATTGGCGTTACCATTCTTTAATGAGCTGACGGGCAAAGCACTTTCAGTCAATTTATTGGCCAAGCCGGTGATAGCGGCTGGTTTGGTTGTGGGTACTGTTTTAGTGGGCCTGCTGGCCGGCAGTTACCCGGCTTTTTACCTGTCCTCATTTAAGCCTGTATCAGTCTTGAAAGGACGTATTATGGCCACACGCGGGAGCTTTAACCTGAGAAGCGGTTTGGTAGTATTTCAATTTTTTGTCACCATTGCGATGATCATCGCCACCGTTACGGCAGACCGACAGCTACGTTACATGCAAAGCCAGAAAGTAGGTTTTGATCGCGAACAAGTGCTGGTCATCCAAAATACAAACATGCTTCGCAATAACGAAGCTGTATTCCGCGACCAGATTATCCAGTCTCCGCACGTTATCATGGGGAGCATTTCAGGCCAGGTGCCGGTGGGGAATTCTGTTATGGACAACACTACTGTCATGTCCAAAGAAAATCCGGATCAAGGTGTTATGAGCCGATTCTATTTCGTCGACCCCGAGTACATTCCGACATTGGGAATGCGGATGATACAGGGACGTAATTTTTCAAAAAAATTCCAAACTGATGCCTCTGCTGTCGTTCTGAATGAAACAGCAGTCAAGGCATTAGGTTGGCAGCAAAATCCGATTGGAAAAGAGCTGATCGGTCACACAGATGACAACGGTGTAAAAACCTATTACCGGGTTATCGGTGTTGTGAAAGACTTCCATTTTGAATCCCTCCGGCAGAAAATCGGCCCTCTGGTGATGTTCCTGGGCGGAAATTCGGGTAATATTTTAGTCAAAACACGTACGGATAAACTTCCTCAGTTGCTCGCTTCAATGAAGCAGCAGTGGGAGTCATTTGCGCCTGCGGCCCCCTTTTCTTATTCGTTTTTGGATGACCGGTT
The genomic region above belongs to Dyadobacter pollutisoli and contains:
- a CDS encoding ABC transporter permease, translating into MKSEERRPDRPPRYFTSLIAMLIAPHLREEILGNLQERYVRRVHNQGVSKARRRYWLESLAYLRPAFIKRQKNEYSSTTGQLAPIYSHDMIRNYLKIALRNLRRQKVSTSINIIGLAIGLATCILIMLYVQDELSYDRNNEKADRIVRVGLKLQLNGKDVGGSMLGINAARDLQQEFPEVVKATRFRGQGSEFVSYGTTSFKEDKLLVADSSFFAVFTIPFLKGDPGRALTEPNTVILTEETARKYFGNQDPVGKVLSFGSEKTPYRITGIVRNVPPNSHFQYNMLVSLAGDDQNPSDAGWLYRMNYHTYLLLPEKYDYKQLESKISRLAEKQIGGEIQQFLKLTPKQFREKGDDFGVFLEPLTDIHLYSRTETGSGGNIMYVYILTAIAAFMLLIACVNFMNLSTATAVRRSREVGVRKVLGSVKGQLRQQFLIESLLLATVALVVGLVLVTLALPFFNELTGKALSVNLLAKPVIAAGLVVGTVLVGLLAGSYPAFYLSSFKPVSVLKGRIMATRGSFNLRSGLVVFQFFVTIAMIIATVTADRQLRYMQSQKVGFDREQVLVIQNTNMLRNNEAVFRDQIIQSPHVIMGSISGQVPVGNSVMDNTTVMSKENPDQGVMSRFYFVDPEYIPTLGMRMIQGRNFSKKFQTDASAVVLNETAVKALGWQQNPIGKELIGHTDDNGVKTYYRVIGVVKDFHFESLRQKIGPLVMFLGGNSGNILVKTRTDKLPQLLASMKQQWESFAPAAPFSYSFLDDRFEQVYISEQKTEQVLTLFSSLTIFIACLGLFGLTTYTAEQRTKEIGVRKVLGASVTSVLALLSRDFLKPILIALILASPVAWWGINQWLREFAYKVTVDWSIFALAGLVTVGIALLTVSFQSIKAALMNPVKSLRSE
- a CDS encoding LytR/AlgR family response regulator transcription factor, with the protein product MNIAVKLLIVEDDMIVAADIALQLSKLGYEVSGIVLRGEEAIRHVETDRPDLILLDISLKGLLDGIETAQAIHQRWNIPIIYVTTNTDEATFTRAKNTRPYAFISKPIRPVELQRTIELAVTRLADEHHPASNDNSNKPFVLSDRIFVRLREKIVKIFIADILYVEADRNYCHLFTANKEYLMTTTLKVMEDKLPANHFVRVHRSYLVNLTQVDEVSDGHVSVMGKSIPLSHNLREGLLKRFTTI
- a CDS encoding PadR family transcriptional regulator, which encodes MRRSDLGEFEEVVLLAVAALSPNAYTVAIAEELERETGNIVTAGAVHAAMQRLEQKSYLRSIWGEATAERGGRRKRLYAVTALGGRILEETSAVRNRFWDRISPAIRLEWN
- a CDS encoding alkene reductase, with the translated sequence MNLLSPVTLGNQVLKNSMAMAPMTRSRSTDDGVVSDLAVLYYTQRASAGLIITEGINISEQAKGSPWTPGLYTREQIDAWKKVTEAVHQAGSVIYAQLWHTGRVGHTSVRNVALPVAPSAVVIEGQQHFTGAGMADYETPEALSLQEIRQIVQDYRQAAINAMEAGFDGVELHAAFGYLPNQFLAESANHRTDDYGGSIENRNRFTLEVMQQLVDAVGEDKVGIKLSPAIPYNSIIHDDPITQFTALIIELDRMPLAYIHLMNAGFPADMFPHYPTNILETFGTLTRHTVIGNMGYDGETGEKELEKGIAKIISYGALYLANPDLPKRFELKAELNQADRATMFGGGEHGYTDYPFLDVA
- a CDS encoding tetratricopeptide repeat protein — translated: MKILFAVIALLLGSVTIASAQDFYLPVSSTSKPAIASLHRAAELYANVHFKEGKAEVDKALAEDPNFFMAHVYAMQYASRATRPGIADKTLALDETNLNEAEKIMRQLIVKWKADTASKAGETMKALVAAYPKTPQALEWASLYSFYSDKDVDAAMDYAQKLAKLSPKFAPNYNTMGYLYMEKKEMDKAKEALEKYIALAPKEANAYDSMAEFYLNNKEYAKSAEYYDKAAAMGLADAKERADKARTMIK
- a CDS encoding PhzF family phenazine biosynthesis protein; its protein translation is MKSYKYSVVDVFTNEKYRGNPLAVVFTDTDLDLVTYENISREFGYSETSFIYYSKIHKALQVRSFTPTGFEVNGAGHNLLGAVCAALLKDIPIFAEQGEERFVIMKDERMDLSVRYSDDKVPFVAMRQQPATVLASVEPKILAAALNLDEDQVLAGNFAPSVVKTEVTHLMVPLKNQEALDNAVPDKRLLVEAAEKYDFEGVYCFTIPNENSGHFAHARFFNPGIGIDEDPATGSAAGPLAGFLFHQSLIKQDTIYQLIQGEKMNRPSVIQFEVKVDSIWISGSSVIVMEGTILE
- a CDS encoding Crp/Fnr family transcriptional regulator produces the protein MDILPLISHFESYIALTEDEKHLLQGKIGQRSIRRRQFILQEGFPCQHYTFVVKGCFRMFAVDSKGTEHNIQFTAENGWIADIGSFHSGKTSGFFIEALEPSLILQIEKQDLYYLYTNIPKLDRIFKVIVENNYVALQNRVLQTISSTAQERYLAFLDEYSQLALRLPNNQIASYLGITPEFLSKIRKDIASQPSPH
- a CDS encoding winged helix-turn-helix transcriptional regulator, which codes for MTKEHVCITGDNDHCPKARMTIQDTLDVVGGKWKLVLISILRDGKRRFRELSREAQISPRILSKELQELEMNGLVTRTVCNTKPVTVEYALTPYSDTLSDVIIAMHKWGKQHRDRILAGSEALS
- a CDS encoding RidA family protein encodes the protein MPLEKSFTNPEGLPKWPNAFSQIVTVSNSGMTTIYLSGQASVDQNNNLIGENDLRKQTVQAFTNLQLALESAGATTKDIVKMNIYVKNYKPEDADTIGHAFRSAFPFENLPASTWLGVQSLALEGLLIEIDAIAVVAEKQ